One genomic segment of Dioscorea cayenensis subsp. rotundata cultivar TDr96_F1 unplaced genomic scaffold, TDr96_F1_v2_PseudoChromosome.rev07_lg8_w22 25.fasta BLBR01000071.1, whole genome shotgun sequence includes these proteins:
- the LOC120253368 gene encoding pentatricopeptide repeat-containing protein At5g46100 — translation MKTLKASLAGAPIHWTHPITPSQVRTLIRAEPDIHKAILIFDSATAEYPSGYRHDLPTFTLLSSRLALSSHPRRAEELLLRAVRELSLPIPEPALLPLLRSHARAGRPLESLRLLLHSSSLFSLQPSHRSYTLVLSSLVAGNHLSQARHLYKHMKDIKIPPSVATFNALLKALCSSGSLDDAVGVFRRMTDRHCKPDACTYNTLIDGFCKSGKVGDARDLFREMQEKRCSPTVVTYCSLIHGLCLSGDPDGALELFDEMRVRGVKPNVVTYSALVDGLCKGGRVMKAVEVAERMAVDKCKPNVITYSGLVDGLCREGRVREAMEMLDRMRIQGRKPDAGLCGKVINGLCDSGKFHEAANCLDEMVLSGVQPNRVTWSLHVRMHNLVVRGLCGESDANRAFQVYLSMRSRGINTEPETFQLLIDCLCKKDDLQRAAQLAYEMLVGGCVPDYVTWRAIVGVFWNRSRVRESAELLWDTITDCVKT, via the coding sequence ATGAAGACCTTGAAAGCGTCTCTGGCCGGAGCTCCGATCCACTGGACTCACCCGATCACTCCGTCCCAAGTGCGCACACTCATCCGCGCGGAGCCGGACATCCACAAAGCCATCCTCATCTTCGACTCGGCCACCGCCGAGTACCCTTCCGGCTATCGCCATGACCTCCCCACCTTCACCCTCCTCTCCTCCCGCCTCGCCCTTTCCTCTCACCCCCGCCGCGCCGAAGAGCTTCTCCTCCGCGCCGTCCGCGAGCTTTCCCTTCCCATCCCCGAGCCTGCTCTCCTCCCTCTCCTCCGCTCTCACGCCCGCGCCGGCCGGCCCCTCGAATCTCTCCGCCTCCTCCTCCATTCCTCCTCCCTCTTCTCCCTTCAACCCTCCCACCGCTCCTACACTCTCGTCCTCTCCTCCCTTGTAGCTGGTAACCATCTCAGTCAAGCTCGGCATTTGTACAAACACATGAAGGACATCAAAATTCCACCTTCTGTCGCCACCTTCAACGCCCTCCTCAAGGCCCTCTGCTCCTCCGGATCGCTTGACGATGCCGTTGGCGTCTTCCGCCGCATGACTGACCGCCACTGTAAACCCGACGCTTGCACTTACAACACTCTCATCGATGGGTTCTGCAAGTCGGGGAAGGTTGGTGATGCTAGAGATCTCTTCCGGGAAATGCAGGAGAAGCGGTGTTCTCCGACGGTTGTTACTTACTGTTCGTTGATTCACGGGCTTTGTCTTTCCGGTGATCCTGATGGTGCTCTGGagctgtttgatgaaatgcgtGTGAGAGGTGTCAAGCCCAATGTGGTTACTTATAGTGCTTTGGTTGATGGGTTGTGCAAAGGAGGGAGGGTGATGAAAGCTGTGGAGGTGGCGGAGCGAATGGCGGTGGATAAGTGCAAACCGAATGTGATCACTTATAGTGGATTGGTTGATGGGTTGTGTAGAGAAGGGAGGGTGCGAGAGGCGATGGAGATGTTGGATAGGATGAGGATTCAGGGACGGAAACCAGATGCTGGATTGTGTGGGAAGGTAATCAATGGGTTGTGTGATTCAGGGAAGTTTCATGAGGCTGCAAATTGTCTTGATGAGATGGTGCTGAGTGGCGTACAACCAAATAGAGTGACATGGAGCTTGCATGTTAGAATGCATAATTTGGTGGTGAGGGGTCTGTGTGGTGAGAGTGATGCAAACCGGGCTTTTCAGGTGTACCTGAGCATGAGAAGTAGGGGAATTAATACCGAGCCAGAGACATTTCAACTTCTGATTGATTGTTTGTGCAAGAAGGATGATTTGCAGAGAGCTGCACAGCTTGCTTATGAGATGTTGGTTGGAGGGTGTGTTCCTGATTATGTTACTTGGAGAGCTATTGTCGGTGTATTCTGGAATCGGAGTAGAGTGCGGGAATCAGCTGAATTGTTGTGGGACACAATAACGGACTGTGTAAAAACTTGA